A DNA window from Mytilus edulis chromosome 14, xbMytEdul2.2, whole genome shotgun sequence contains the following coding sequences:
- the LOC139503073 gene encoding uncharacterized protein, which produces MATIDSTPFCDICQHRDLNKSAEEYCPQCEEALCGDCTEHHNISKSTKSHQTISIEKYNKLPSFIKQISHNCQEHGCILEFYCKSHDYFCCKICSISAHKECKEIIYIEDFLPPSKGHQSVAFDNIEKVLKKIESNISSAIKDRKRNLTELHEQKRVISEHIKDKRNEINVLLAHLEEELLEKVSALEKTNCEKIAEVITKLEDEKEKVGGVQKDVESVKMFASDLQIFMGTKAFQESISTNEINVQQVYGNGSLNNVTMKCTFNEKLEGFIKDIKTFGDIEINNSEKHVSFSWKGDKSAQIFKPKSVAKSIETINVRLERKITIDCYGLSGCAVSESGHMLFLQAYSNRMMKYTQNGEFISESRINPEANGIGYDFSVIDSNTVAVSNGGNHPQQIHLIDINSTKTSQVFQLRDWCCGLSYSNDLFICCTYHNGIKIYDRSNSNVRILPNSPKSADDTYVASNANRIFHTNWREDSVVCYDFSGQVQWKYVDSKLLRKPFGITLDANSNVYVACFDSNNVVVISPDGKQAKELIGASDGLANPRALFFHKTKHLLLVANYNNGALVYDVI; this is translated from the coding sequence ATGGCTACTATCGACAGTACACCATTTTGCGACATTTGCCAACACAGGGACCTCAACAAGTCAGCGGAAGAATATTGTCCACAGTGTGAAGAGGCTCTTTGTGGTGACTGTACAGAACATCATAATATATCGAAATCAACAAAATCACATCAGACAATCTCTAtcgaaaaatataacaaattaccATCCTTCATCAAGCAAATTAGCCATAACTGTCAGGAGCACGGCTGTATCCTTGAATTTTATTGTAAATCTCATGACTATTTTTGTTGCAAAATTTGTTCAATATCAGCTCACAAAGAATGCAAGGAAATCATTTATATAGAAGATTTTCTTCCGCCTTCAAAAGGACACCAATCAGTAGcttttgataacattgaaaaagTACTAAAAAAAATCGAAAGTAACATTTCTTCTGCTATAAAGGACAGAAAAAGAAATTTGACTGAATTACATGAACAGAAGCGAGTAATTTCTGAACATATCAAAGACAAGCGTAACGAAATTAATGTACTTTTAGCCCATTTAGAAGAAGAATTACTAGAAAAGGTATCTGCACTTGAGAAGACAAACTGTGAGAAAATAGCAGAAGTAATAACAAAATTGGAGGACGAAAAAGAAAAAGTAGGAGGAGTTCAAAAAGATGTTGAATCTGTTAAAATGTTTGCATCCGATTTGCAAATCTTCATGGGAACAAAGGCATTCCAAGAAAGTatttcaaccaatgaaatcaaCGTCCAACAAGTATATGGCAACGGGAGCTTAAACAACGTGACAatgaaatgtacttttaatgaaAAGCTAGAGGGGTTtataaaagacataaaaacatTTGGTGATATAGAAATTAATAATAGTGAAAAACATGTTTCTTTTTCATGGAAAGGTGACAAATCAGCACAAATTTTCAAACCAAAGTCAGTAGCAAAATCTATTGAAACCATAAACGTCAGGTTAGAACGGAAAATAACCATAGATTGCTATGGTCTGTCTGGATGTGCCGTGTCAGAATCTGGACACATGCTTTTTCTACAAGCATACAGCAACAGAATGATGAAATATACGCAAAATGGTGAATTCATTTCAGAATCACGTATCAACCCAGAGGCAAATGGCATTGGGTATGACTTTTCAGTGATCGATTCTAATACAGTAGCTGTATCAAATGGTGGAAACCATCCTCAACAGATTCACTTGATTGATATAAATAGTACAAAAACGAGTCAAGTTTTTCAACTGAGGGACTGGTGTTGCGGTTTAAGCTACagcaatgatttatttatttgttgcaCGTATCATAATGGCATAAAAATATATGACAGGTCGAACTCTAACGTCCGGATACTTCCAAATTCTCCCAAATCGGCGGATGATACCTACGTTGCCTCAAATGCAAATCGCATTTTTCATACCAATTGGCGTGAAGATTCTGTTGTGTGTTACGATTTCAGTGGGCAGGTACAATGGAAATATGTCGATTCCAAATTGCTTAGAAAACCGTTCGGCATCACACTAGATGCTAATTCGAATGTTTATGTTGCTTGTTTTGACTCGAACAATGTAGTCGTGATATCTCCAGATGGAAAACAGGCGAAGGAGCTCATTGGAGCTAGTGACGGACTTGCAAATCCGCGTGCCTTGTTCTTTCATAAAACAAAACACTTGCTTCTTGTAGCAAACTATAATAATGGCGCCTTGGTGTATGATGTTATTTAA